TTTTGTGTAGCCCAAAAAGTTTAGGGTCATCCCGATAGAATAGGTAAATTTGGTTTGACATGTTTGATATGAGTCCTAGCTAATACCAGAATATGTATAATTGAGTATCAATCAAACGTGTTGCCAATTAAATATActtgaactcaatttttttgaacagcaaataTACTTGAACATAACTCCTCAATGTATTGACAATGATCGATAACATAAATGTATATTGATATTTATAAAGGTGCTTGTCGCAAGCTGAACTTATGGTAAAGTTGCTGAATGAAAAGCAGAATTTTCGTTTAAAATCAGCCTTTCcatcttttttaaaagatattTTTGACACAAAAGCATAAAGAGACCTTTCAACCAGAATTGAATTGTGACATCGTAATTCTGTCACAAATGTATTAAATATAACTACAACAGACATTAAGATGCAGTTATACAAATTACTTATCTTGCTTGTTGTTTATAATTTGTTATTGAAAGACATTCTTTAAATGCAGTTGTTCAGTTCCCAACCTAGAATTCCCAAGTTTTTGGTGGGTTGGGATGACGATCGTTTGGAGGACTTGGAGGATGAGTTAATTGAGTACGATTAGCGAAGCTctcaaatactatttttttaaatgatcaaaaaatacctAACAAAGACTCTAGACATGAATTCCTTTTGGTACTCTCTAGACACATATTCATAGACTCAAGGACCCTACTAAAACTAGAAAATGCTAAAATAGCAAAATAGAGGCTCTAAATTTACTACATTAAAATTCCACATCAAATAAGCACCTAACAAGCGAGGCTTTCTTGTTCTATGATAGCCAATCCTATAACTAACAAACTATTGCAAATTCTCTTATGTAATCGACCCGGTGGAAAAAGGAGATTTCTAAAATTGAACTCCTGAAAACGGGACTTGCCCAGATGATAAATAGTACTACGAAGAAAATTGCGGACACTTTTACTTTAATGTACCTGAAAAGCCAGAAGTTTGTTGCCCCAAAACGAATTGCGTGTCATGCCCAATCTCGACACACGAGCAGTCATCAGAGACAAATCATAGCTATCATTTCGATAGCCAGTAATAATCACTTTCTCCCCGGGAGATGGCATATCCCCAAATTCCACTGGCTTTACTCCTTTCCAGAATTCATCATCATGGACTGCTAGCATTGCTGCAAGCAAAGTCACCCCATATAATATCACCCAATTGTTTTAATAGAAAAATTGGTCAAAAGTCCATGAATAGGGAATATTATCCAGCCTATCTTTATTATTTGTTAGCAAAGAATGCTTGTGGTTTAAAAGTCCCTTTGCTTTTCAAAGAGCTGCTTCCTCTTTTTTGAAGAACTTGCCCTTGTTTGCTGCAAACATGGAGATATAATATCTAGTATTGTGCAAGATTCTAGCAGTCCAAACAAAATCATCAAACAGTAACAACCACAAGACCATATAGATTATTTGACAGTTTACTTTTTCTGAATGGGTAAATTCTACaacctttttttcccctcatttgGGTAGAGACTGTATACAAGAATCATGATAACCAACATAATAAACTTGAGAATCAAATATGTAAGAATTAAGAAAGTATATAACCACAAATCAAACACATATAACAAACAAACCACTCGAGAAAGTCCATACCTGGAGATGCGTAATCAAATCCCTGCCTTAGAAAAATTTGACCCTCTAACCTCCTACTCGCTAATACACAAAGCAGAATTAACCAAGTTGTTCACATTACCTATCCAATAGGGATTTTTAAAACACAGGGGTATAAGTGCAAAGTAGATGGATATAGAAGAGGCAGAGGATCTAATCAAGGGCTAGAAGAGTCAAATTGATTTAAATACCTATTGGCATGAGtattttttggaaatgaaaCTATCTTTTAATCAGTTCAAAATGCTCCGGTTAAATTCTTATTAGGTGGActatttaaaccaaacaaaaacaaaccgtGCCCTAATTTCCAATCAATTAGGGTCGCCTGCgtgaatatgtttttttttgggaaaaaaaccgaaatggtccctgtagttaaatgtttgtgtcaacttggtccctgtagttgtaattgactcgatttatactctgtactttccattttgttccaatttggtccaattgtTAACTGCCGTTAGTTCGCCGTTAGTCCCTTTaaataaagaagacaaaaataagccaataaagacaaaaataagccaataagccaattttttcttctttattcaaaaaaaattgaatttcgatggtaattttttactttttaggttcctctcgtcatgacgaagcaataatctccgaaaaattaacaaaaaactaacaaatgcgaagaaaaaaaatttgaataacgacaacaacaaaaaaaaaagccactttTGCTTACCCGTTCGGCTAAAaaagccattttggcttattttttgtccttattcaaatttttttcgtatcacttggcttatcatcaattttttggggattattgcttcgtcatgacgagaggaatctaaaaagtaaaaaattccgatcaaaacctaatttttttgaataaagacaaaaaataagccaataagccaattttttcgtctttattcaaaaaaaattagatttcggtcaattttttttactttttagattcctcctgTCGTGAGGAtgtaataatccccaaaaaattgacaataagccaagtgatacgaaaaaaaattgaataaggacaaaaaataagccactttggcttatttgtccgaacacccttAGCCGAACAACTCttgagtttatgtaatattttgacttttaGACATGGTTCTTtctcatgttgtgacttttggatctatatcatgttgtgacttttggacatggttcaatatgcattttcagcattatgcagaaaaataaggcatctcagtatttgtccataAGTTGAACAGGTAGACAATACCTGTGGTTAtgttgcctcatggctgatcatgaaaatgccgAATTGGAGGGCaactttttgcagaaaactataaccaaatttcttctcaggtGCTTCAATATCAATgaagaatggaagaatgagctgtatTTTGGTTCAGATGTATATTAGGTAGGCTTGTGCAAAAAGTCCGCCCACCcgcggacccgacccgaagggtcttggggggtcgaacatgtggttcggacgggtacgggttcattttctgttaaaaatcaaatttcggTTCCGAGTTGGtgtgtttcttacccgacccgactcAATCAATTCATAAAGATTAATTTAGTTTTTTGGTCGGACCCAACCCGACGTAAAGAATCGGGCTCGCGGACAGTTCTTATTCCTTTTCGGTTCGGTTTGCGGGCCTAAAATATTTGTTACCTGACATGTCAGGCCGGGTTCGGGGGTCAAACctgacccgtgcacacccctaatattagggcaagaggggaatgagagaattactgttttaaccccaaaaaagggggccatttgattttgctgttaaaaggATTAACGGTGGACTAACGgcggttagtaattggaccaagttggaacaaaatggaaagtacagagtgtaaatcgagccaattacaactacatggaccaaattgacacaaacacttaactatagggaccatttcagtttttttcccttttttttttttcctttgacatCTGTCAAGGGCATCACGGTCCATTATATCCAACAAACTTAGAACCTTAGATCTACCACCTCTAAGGTCCATTTTGGGCTTAGCGCCCCCAATTACCGTAACCATATCTCTCCTAACTACTGCATTAACCAGTAATCGGTCAACTGTAAACATGTCCAAACTACCTCAATCTATCTTCTCCCAACTTATCTTTTATGGATGTTATGTACTACTGTACCATTCAACGGAGGTTTTAGTTTCTAATTTTATCTCGCAAGAGCTCTCCACACATCCATCTTAACATTGTCATTTGACTCATTTCagctacactcatcttactcCCATGTTTTATAGTAGTCAATGTTTGTATAAGTTGGTTCATCTAATAGTAGTACGGTAAAATTTCCCCTCAACTTTAGGGTATCCTTCAATCACACAACACTCCGTAGCAGTCCGTCCATTATTCCATTTACGCCATCTACACTCTCTCCATCCTTACTAGTTACTACCAAATCAGCCAAGGTGCTTAATACACTCATTTCTTGGTAATTCTTGATTTTGTAGCGTCACTCTGTCAACACTAGAACTTTTACTACCACTAAAATTACACTCTTTGCATTCCGATCCAATGTCCTTTTCAAATCAGGTGGACTACTTGTTATGAAAAACATAAATCAAGGACTTTCAATGTCTCCTTGTTTACCTTAACACTTataggtttaaaaaaaaaaaaactaatctttGCCTAAACCTCATACTTTATCAATACAAAAAGTAGTgcattaaagagagagaaaaataaaccaTACCAAGGTCACACTCAGGTGCTATAGCAAGCATTGTAGCATTATACCGTGTATCACAGTTGCGTTTCTTGAGTGTCACTAGTGTGTGGTGATCGACTGAACGAGCTGTAGTTAACACTCTTCTCCCACTCACAATTAACCCAGTACCATAAGACACTTGTTGTTCCCTTTCCCATGGGGATGAGAAATCTGGTTCCGGCTTAATGCAAAGTACCTCGACGACTGCATATAATTGTAGCTGCAAAAAGAATCCAATACTTAGCATACCCTTACAAActagacaaaaataaaatattccaTCTCTTTTTCAtctcctttatttatttatttatttttgtcaccaTTCAAAAAGGGCAATAAAATAATCATGCTTACGATATTCTCTCGCTCGTGTTCACCATCATCATCAGCTTCAAGGTCTTCAGCCCAATCCAACAATCTCTCTCCCAGCGAAGAGATCGCGTCCCTGACAGAGGCGCGAGAGGAGAAATACCTAATACTTGCAGAAGTATTCTGGAGTAGCGTACAATGGTTATCACATGATGATGAAATTGAGAGGAACGCTTGAAAACTTTTATTGGTCACTGGGAAGTTGGaggcagaagaagaagaagaaacaagggACGACGGCCAACGGATGGATTTACAAAAGAGATGATTAGCGATCGGAGAAGAAGGAGTAGTAGCCAACATCTCGTTGGGATGAAGAAAAGACGGACGGCCAAACTGAGTGACAAACTGTACTTGTTActagaagggagagagagaagcgaaACACGCACGTTTTATATGCTCTTTTTTAAAGTCGTATGTAGCCCTAAAAGTAATGACGTTGTTGGTTTGGTAACTTAGGCTTTGGTCGAGTTTTGATAATGGGTAGAGGAGGAAATATGATAATAATTAATGAGAGgtgtaatgattggagagagatagatagagatgaaaaagtaataattgaaaaaataaaataataatttgagtaaaaataaggtaatgattgaaaaattaaattaaaatataaaccGAACACAGCAtgtgtattttaattttgatagtggatagagagagaaataggataatgattcgAGCGATGGGCAATGACcggagagatatagagagaaaaatgaaattaataattgaataaataaggtaatgattgaaaaaaaaaatatagggtaatgattgaaaaacaaagttaaaacaaagtaaatttgGAAATGAACAAGACCAATATTGTGTCTGATTGCGAGAGCGTGAAAGCGTCTTTCTAAACTCAACCAAACAATTAGAATTTGCGAGTATGAAAATTAAGAGCGCGAACGCAAAACGAAAATGAGTACGAGAGCGGATGTCATTTCGAAAAATTACCATGTGACTAAGTGTAGCCCTAATCATTTGGGCAAGCGAACTAGTTGGTTCCGAACCGAACTACTTCTTGTTTACTAGTCTGCTGTTTGATGAACTAGTTccagttcaaaaagaaaaggaaagggaaggaAAATTTCATTGACACTCCATGAGGTTTGCCTTAATGACAAATACCTCCGACACATATGATAAACAACAATGAACAGCTTGTGATTTCTATGTGTGCTTCACACCTTCACCATTACTTCCAATGGATAGTTATCTGTCCAAACAAGTGATGGAATGAAACAAAAGTGACCTATATCTAAAACTCACttttttaagtaaaataaaatcaactcaCACTTATTTCGTAGTCCAAGGTGGTTTGGCATCTGTGCTGCTCCGCGAAGTAACAGGGGCTAGTTTCCCAGGAGACGGCGGTGGCAGGGACGCAACTTCTTTCTGACAACAGGGGATGTTAGGGTTGTTGGGAGCTGTTAGGGCTGTTTTGTTTGGACTGATTGTAATATCTAAGTTTTTTAGGCCCATTGGGGTTTGGGGTCTGGCCCTTTTAGGCGGGTTTCGACCCAAAGGATGTCCTTGATTGGCTTCTTGTCAATCGTAGGTTTTGGGTTTCGGATTAgacaaattattattttttgagcatgatgttattttatttctcctattagttttgtaacaatttcaagattaataaaaaaaattgttgttgaaaaaatgattttttattcaTTAGAGAATCTGTTTGGATaaaaagtataaattttttttaataaatatttaCCTTTTACTACACAAAAGAACCCCTTTTTTTGTTCAGAAGCACAAATTTATCAGTTTTGGGCTACAAATTTAGAATTCAgagatttttattattattctacTATTAAATAGGGTAAATTTGTCAATCTAAGATAATTTTGTCTAATTCAATCACTTGTTTGGTCGAACACAGGTTAGTATGATGTCAGTGAAATTAACATTGAAGTTACAGGGGttaatagtcatttttttaCTTGAGGGGTATATATATCATTAAGGCAAACCTCACAGGGTGACGatgaaattttcccaacaaaaataagaagaacTAGTTTGGGTGCCCACTGCCCATAGGGTCTGTTTGTTTTAAGGGATTGGTAAGCATGTATAAGCTCCCATGCATGAGATTAGATAAAGAAGCACCAAGTTATTTCTACCATTTTAACGAAAAACATAACTCTGTTAGGAATTTCTATTATGAATTTGACTGATTTAGACAATAGAAATCTATTTGGATAACAGAAGAGAAGTTTAGGTGAAAATTTGAGAGTCTATTAGACATTGAGGTAAAAATTTGGAggatattttgaattttttcctatTGGGCGTTGGATCGAAATGGTAGTAAGATAATCTGAAAGTTAGCTTAGTCCTGTGATTATTAATACTAGTAGGAGATGGGATATAATAATGAGTCATATCATATGAAGGATTATTGGCCCCAATTAGTCCCAACCAAATCCCTTTTGGCCCCAATTAGTCCCGActataaccaaaccaaatcccACCCTGCTTGTTTGTTTAATGTTTACCCATGGGATCAGGGGACAATCCCTTGCAAAGTGGTTCCAATGTATTTTCTCCTAATCCAATCTCATCCTCAATCCTCCCAAACAAACAAGCATGTATGCAAATGTGATACTCTTAGCCAAtgacaaaatatttaaaaaataaattctaacaaaaattcaaaacagaagtactggaaaaataaaaacaaattaaccCCGAATGAATGTGTAGCAAAGGAGGGTTTGGAACAAAATAAGTTCCCTTTAATCATGGTAAAAATCACGAAGATCCCATCATCTATTTACTGAAATCACTTGTAATCCCTTATCTGTCTACCCCTTTTTCCTACCTGCCTTAAAACATTTGCCTTTGTCAGTTACATCCTTTATGTTAGGAATCCATAGCGGAGTAAGATTTTAGCAATTGTGGCATCCAGCAGGCGTAGTAGAGGCACTAAACCAAGTAGCGATATGTACACTATGAACAAAAACCTGAAACAACATTAAACGTTGCAGCAGCTATTAACTGAAAAAACTCTATTCCTTTTCTTCCATACAATTTGGGAAGAGAAAGTTTAAAACACGAAATAGAAATTCTGGCTCACTCACATCCATTCAGAATTTCACATGACCTATGAGACTTTCTTTCCCTCGAGTCAACTTCATTAGTCCAAAGACATAGCACAAGGTATGCAGTGTGCTTTAAGAATATACGGAGTTCTTGCTCTGGCAATATTCGTCCGCAGTACCAAAATCTGTACCAACATGACAAAGAATCTATTAATCGGAGGATTTCTGAATATGAACATTCGCGCgtgataataaaataaaattgtaagAAGAATGATGCCGGAAATACCCTCCTGTTTTCTTGACCTACCAGAAGAATACAATAACTTCCgggagagggggagggggggggggggggaggggagagACTTgcaaaaaaccccaaaaaaaaaaaaatggagagggACTCACATTGTTGTTTTCAAGAGTGAATTTCAAGAATTCCTCATCACAACTGTCTACCATACTAACCAAGCTCTTTAACCCCTTAACAGGTTTATCATTAAAAGTCACAATAACCTACATCACAATAAGCAAACAAATAAGGAGTTATTGTAAGCAAATTACCCAGTGAGGTCTATTTTATTTATACCTTATAACGTTATGAGTGTAACATATTGAACAGACCTGATTTTGCACTGAGTCCACCCCGTCGTACCCAATTGTAATGTCAGCTTTAAGCACCTGACCAACATATTCGAAGGGAAATAAACAGAGACCAACATATTCATGCTCGCATAATCAAAAAGTTAATTCACTCCAAAACCGTAGAAACAATTTACGATTTGAAAATATTCTAGCACCTATGTACCACAAAGACTACCACAACAGAGAAATGTCATgaaatggaaggaaaaacaTTGGGAAATTCCTTTATCACAAGGTCACCTGACAAAGCACAACACGCTCTTCGTAAAATGCCTGGGAGAAAACCTTGTCTTCATCTGGAATTTTATATCCGTCATACCTTCCATCCTAGGATTAGGAATTTGAtaataaatgaaatgaaaacacGAGGGTTAGGTGGATAACACAgataatacttaccaatataCATTGTTATCATAACGAATAAAGACCTAACCTATCTAAGTGAATTTACTCACCACAGCTAGCAAATATGGGATGGAAAGAGTTGTGAAAACAAATCCTCCGATAATGTAATACCGAGGAGGCATCCCAGTAACGTTGGCTGGAACAAATTGTTTGTGTGTTGGGAGTTGAGTGGTCAATTCATGTATCTTTGAATCACGGAGAACTCTAATAAGTAATAACAATCTTATCGCCTTTGTATTTTTGAGCAATAAGGTAACTGAACTCTATTCGTTGCCCTTCTTGAAATGGAACTGGAATTAATTGCAACATAGAGCATAAATTCAAGGAACAACATTTACTTGATCATAGAAAACTGAGAAAAATAATGGGACATTTCAAGC
The sequence above is a segment of the Rhododendron vialii isolate Sample 1 chromosome 13a, ASM3025357v1 genome. Coding sequences within it:
- the LOC131313632 gene encoding protease Do-like 9: MPPRYYIIGGFVFTTLSIPYLLAVDGRYDGYKIPDEDKVFSQAFYEERVVLCQVLKADITIGYDGVDSVQNQVIVTFNDKPVKGLKSLVSMVDSCDEEFLKFTLENNNILVLRTNIARARTPYILKAHCIPCAMSLD